A stretch of Methanocalculus natronophilus DNA encodes these proteins:
- a CDS encoding aminotransferase class V-fold PLP-dependent enzyme, with the protein MRCAGDIDVRQNDEMTINIDPIQVGGRLTADAMKAVIAYGDGYSVCDNCRKPFRLDYIKKPAIADFHADLASWLSMDTCRVVPGARRGFQAVCQGMVQKGDPVILTSLSHYTEFMAVESVGGVPREIPKNPKNQITANATAETIEKVIRTDGRRPALLFVEGVDYQFGNHHEVKGIAEVAHSYDIPVLYNGAYTVGILPVSGKDLGVDFVIGSGHKSMAAPAPSGLVATTEEYADRIFATTAVKGDLTGRTFGIKEVSMMGCTLMGVTLMGMMASFPHVKERVSAFDRELENAGIIIDALCSIEGTTILSEMPRRHTLTRIDTRESFDRVAATHKKRGFFLSSALAKRGISGVIPGATKVWKFNTYGMSRVQAEYTAEVFTSIAAENGLTVND; encoded by the coding sequence ATGCGGTGTGCAGGCGATATCGATGTCCGGCAAAACGACGAGATGACGATTAACATTGACCCAATCCAGGTTGGCGGGCGGCTCACTGCTGATGCGATGAAAGCGGTGATCGCCTACGGCGACGGATACTCGGTCTGTGATAACTGCAGAAAGCCGTTCAGGCTTGATTATATCAAAAAGCCAGCTATTGCAGATTTCCATGCCGATCTCGCTTCCTGGCTCTCAATGGATACCTGCCGGGTTGTACCTGGAGCCCGCCGGGGCTTCCAGGCGGTCTGCCAGGGGATGGTGCAGAAGGGCGATCCCGTGATCCTCACCTCGCTCTCCCACTATACCGAGTTTATGGCTGTTGAGTCGGTTGGGGGAGTTCCCCGTGAGATCCCAAAAAATCCAAAAAACCAGATCACCGCCAATGCCACAGCAGAAACAATCGAGAAGGTGATCAGAACTGACGGCAGGAGACCGGCACTGCTCTTTGTCGAGGGGGTGGACTACCAGTTTGGCAATCATCACGAGGTGAAAGGGATCGCAGAGGTCGCACACAGCTATGATATCCCGGTGCTCTATAACGGAGCCTATACCGTCGGCATCCTTCCTGTCAGTGGGAAAGACCTCGGTGTCGATTTTGTCATCGGATCCGGCCATAAATCGATGGCAGCACCGGCACCATCCGGGCTTGTCGCAACAACCGAAGAGTATGCTGACCGCATCTTTGCAACAACCGCTGTGAAGGGAGACCTGACCGGCAGGACCTTTGGAATCAAGGAGGTCTCGATGATGGGCTGCACCCTGATGGGCGTCACCCTGATGGGAATGATGGCATCGTTTCCCCATGTGAAGGAGCGGGTTTCTGCATTTGATCGGGAACTGGAGAATGCCGGGATCATTATCGATGCACTCTGCTCAATTGAGGGGACAACAATCCTCTCCGAGATGCCCAGAAGGCATACCCTGACCAGAATTGATACACGCGAATCCTTTGACCGGGTTGCAGCAACACACAAGAAACGGGGATTCTTCCTCTCGAGTGCACTTGCAAAGAGAGGGATAAGCGGGGTGATCCCCGGTGCGACAAAGGTCTGGAAATTCAATACCTACGGAATGTCGAGAGTCCAGGCAGAGTATACCGCAGAGGTCTTTACCTCTATTGCAGCAGAAAACGGGCTAACCGTCAATGATTGA